From Toxotes jaculatrix isolate fToxJac2 chromosome 1, fToxJac2.pri, whole genome shotgun sequence, a single genomic window includes:
- the irx3a gene encoding iroquois-class homeodomain protein IRX-3a produces the protein MSFPQLGYQYIRPIYPPERQGIASNARAGTELSPSGALSNVLSTMYGSPFAAAAQGYGAFLPYSNDISIFNQLGAQYELKDSPGVQHPGFAHHHPAFYPYGQYQFGDPSRPKNATRESTSTLKAWLSEHRKNPYPTKGEKIMLAIITKMTLTQVSTWFANARRRLKKENKMTWAPRNRTDEEGNVYGSDHEGEEGDKREDEEEIDLENIDTENIENKDDLDDQDDLHSDIKLDGRSDSEISDGFEDLQGSDPRFLKAVGKDGKDVERGGEHFHSHHHHHHHHSSLDIKASQPNGEPLKLNPVSVSSPPSENNPAPAQKPKIWSLAETATAPDNPRKSPQMNGSNSAGPAAQTIIAPHRLISSCPVGKIQNWTNRAFSAHQLALLNSNHYLGLANQATATGLALYSSRQTEDKSHSSETPVTGTCPRH, from the exons ATGTCTTTCCCTCAGCTGGGATATCAGTACATCCGACCGATATACCCGCCGGAGCGCCAGGGGATCGCCAGCAATGCCCGGGCCGGGACAGAGCTCAGCCCGTCCGGCGCACTCTCCAACGTCCTCTCCACTATGTATGGATCTCCTTTCGCCGCAGCAGCGCAGGGCTATGGAGCGTTTCTCCCCTACTCAAACGATATATCCATTTTCAATCAATTG GGTGCTCAGTATGAACTGAAAGACAGTCCCGGTGTCCAGCACCCAGGGTTTGCCCACCATCATCCTGCTTTTTACCCATATGGCCAATATCAGTTCGGTGACCCATCCAGACCCAAAAACGCCACCAGGGAGAGCACCAGCACCCTGAAGGCCTGGCTCAGTGAACACCGCAAGAACCCCTACCCAACCAAGGGCGAGAAGATCATGCTGGCCATCATCACCAAAATGACCCTCACCCAGGTGTCCACCTGGTTCGCCAACGCCAGGAGGAGGCTAAAGAAGGAGAACAAGATGACCTGGGCCCCCAGGAACCGCACCGACGAAGAGGGAAATGTTTACGGCAGCGATCacgagggggaggagggggacaagagggaggacgaggaggagatCGACTTGGAGAACATCGACACGGAAAATATTGAGAACAAGGACGACTTGGACGACCAGGATGACCTGCATTCAGATATTAAACTAGACGGGAGGAGTGACTCTGAGATTTCTGACGGCTTTGAGGATTTACAAGGGTCCGACCCGAGGTTTCTAAAGGCTGTGGGGAAAGATGGCAAAGacgtggagagaggaggagagcacttccacagccaccaccaccaccaccatcaccactcTTCTTTGGACATCAAAGCGTCCCAGCCGAACGGAGAACCGCTCAAACTGAACCCGGTGTCCGTTAGCTCGCCGCCCTCAGAAAACAACCCTGCCCCAGCCCAAAAGCCAAAGATCTGGTCTTTGGCAGAGACAGCCACGGCCCCTGACAATCCCCGCAAATCGCCGCAAATGAACGGCAGCAACTCCGCAGGGCCGGCTGCCCAGACCATAATCGCCCCTCACAGACTCATCTCTTCTTGTCCCGTTGGGAAAATCCAGAACTGGACGAACCGAGCCTTCTCGGCGCATCAGCTGGCTTTACTGAACTCGAATCATTATCTGGGACTGGCAAACCAGGCCACTGCCACCGGCCTGGCCCTCTACAGCAGCAGGCAAACGGAGGACAAGAGTCATAGTTCAGAGACTCCAGTCACAGGTACATGTCCCCGACACTGA